The Aestuariibaculum lutulentum genome segment ATTTTTGTTAACTCCATCCATTGGGTTTCTACATCTACAGTGTCTTCTGGTAATATTTTTGGGAATGTGGTTACTTCAATATTAGATTCAATGTATAATTCGGTAATGGCATCAGTAATCATAAAAGAACCAACCATATTTTTGTAATAATCGGTATAGGTTTGCACATGGGCATTGTTTGTAATTACCAAATAGTGGGAATTGACTTGTTGAAAATCGTCATTAATTGGATGCAAACGCAATTGGTTTGCGGCATCAATAACTGGTGAGTCATAACTGTATTTAGTAAGATGTTTTATGAAATAATTTGCCATAGTAATACTTAATTAATTGGGATGTAGTAAACAGAATTGATGTCTTCAGAGATGTCTCGAATGTCTTGTTTAATGCCTTCTACGAAATTAAGGAGTCCCTGTTCATTTATATTTTCAATGGTGGTGTATTTAATACTGCTTTCTAATTTACCTAACAGAAATTGTAAATTATTGTTGCCAAGTTCTCCGGCATCAATAAGCTCCGTAATGTGTCTGTTTAATTTATTAATGCAATAATAAACCGATCGCGGAAAGAGTTTATCTCTGAAAATAAGATCTACGATTTGGTCTTCATTAAATGAAGATTTATAGGTTTTCAAATATTTTTGATAACCACCAACAACTAATAGTAGGTTTCTCCAATATAATCCCTTTTCTAAGTCGTCTGTTGCATGCCGAATTTCTTCAAGTTTTAATGTAGTGAAATCTGAAATTAAAATAACGCGTTCTAAATAGCGCCCAACATTCATAAAATAATAAGCAGGACCACGTTCTTGCATAATGTCGTTGGTACCATAAAACATTAAATGATGCCCCAATAATTCTTCTAATAGACGGATAGGGTCTTCTTCTTTAAGGCGTTGCCTAAGATTATTATTTGTTACGAATAAGTAGTAGTTGTTTATGCATAACCAGGATTCTCTTGAAATATGTTCCTGAACGCTTCTTGCATTTTCTCTGGCTCTGGTAACGATATTAACAATAGAGTTGTCATTGCTAACATCAAAAATCATATAATCAATACATTCTATGGGATCTTCGGTATAAAATTCCGTTTCAGATGAAGCGAAATTTTTAATGACAGGAGTCCAGGAAAAAAGTTCAGGTGAATCTTGATTGGCATAAAAATTTACTTTCAATAAAGCTAAAATGCCATTACCACGCGCCATATATCTGTTCATCCAGATAAGGTTATTTGCTACTCTACTTAACATATATTCGTTCTTTCTTTTTAAATTATTTTAAAACCCATGTGTCTTTACTGCCTCCGCCTTGTGAGCTATTAACAACTAAGGATCCTTTTTTAAGGGCAACTCTTGTTAAACCACCTGGACAAATATCAATGCCGTCAGCACCTGTTAGGGCAAATGGTCGCAAGTCTATACAGCGAGGGGATAGTTTTCCATCTATAAAGCAGGGCGCTGTAGATAGTTTTAAAATGGGTTGTGCAATAAAGCCATCAGGTTTCTTTTTAACGGTATCTAAATAATCTTTGATTTCTTCTTCGCTTGCTTCGTGTCCCATAAGCATGCCGTAACCGCCACTACCGTCTGTTTTTTTAATAACCATTTCTCGAATGTGCTCGGTGACATATTCAAGTTCCTCTGGTTTACTAAGCTGATAGGTCTTAATATTTTTTAAAATTGGTTCTTCCCCTAAGTAATATCTAATCATGTCCGGAACATAAATGTAAATGGCTTTATCGTCAGCAATTCCAGTTCCTGGTGCATTTACAATTATAACATTGCCTTTTCGGTAGGCAGCCATAATTCCGGCAACACCTAAAACACTTTCGGCTTTAAATTCTAAAGGGTCTAGATAATCATCATCAACACGTCTGTAAATCACATCAACTTGTTTTAGACCATTAGTTGTTTTCATGTAAACAAAATGATCTTTAACGACTAGGTCGCTACCTTCAACAAGTTCAATACCCATAAGTCTAGCCAAAGTGGTGTGCTCGTAATAAGCAGAGTTATATATTCCGGGTGTTAATAACACCACATTGGGATTAGCAATAGAAGAAAGTTCTTTTAGTTTTCGATATAAATAATTGGGGTAATTTGATACCGATCGAACGCCGTTTTTGGGTAATACGCCAGGAAATAAACGTTTCGATATTTCTCTGTTTTCTAACATATAACTTACGCCGGAAGGGGTTCTTAAATTGTCTTCAAGAACGTAAAACTCGCCATCTTCATTACGAATTAAATCGACTCCCGAAATATGTACATAGATATCGTGAGGCACATTAACGCCTTTCATTTCTCTTAAATAATAAGGACAGGAAAATATTAATTCACTAGGTATAATACCGTCCTTAATAATGAACTGTTCATGATAAATATCCTTAATAAAGAGGTTTAAAGCTTTAAGTCGTTGTTTAATGCCTCGTTCTATTTTGTCCCATTCATCAGCTGTGATTATTCTGGGAACAATATCGAAAGGGAATATTTTTTCAATACCTTCATTGTTATTGTATACGGTAAAGGTGACGCCTTGACTCATAAATAACTGCTTGGCAAGTTCTTCTTTGGTCGATAGTTTTTCGGGTGAAGTGTTTTTTAAATATTCAATAAATTGTTCATACTGAGTTCTAAACTCCACATCGTCATTGTACATTTCATCCCAAGTGTTGGGTAACTTATCATAGGAAGAAAAAAGATTGTTATTGTTCATATATTAATAAGTATGTTCTTAAATATACTTAAAAATTGAAGAATAGATAGAGATTTAAGGTTATATGTAAATTAAAATTAACGTTTATTCATTTTTGTTAAAAATATTTCTAAAAATATACTTGCTTCATAATTTGTTTCTTATAAAATTATATACTTATCAATCGGTTACGGTCTAATTTACTCTTGAATTGAAGTTAATTTTATTGTGTTTTAGTAGTCTGCAATAAGAGATTTATTAAAAATCTTAATAAAGAGAGTTTAAATTAATGTTAGTTGTAAATTAAATTGTTGGTATGTAGTAGTTTGATTAATTTTTCAAAAAAAATAAAAGCTCAGGCAACCATTACTTAAAAATTCTCGTCTATTTAAATAGAAGACCAAATGAACACCTTATTGAAAGTTATACAACTTCATAAAAACGAATCGGCACTTATTAAGCGAGCGGTAAAAAATAATCGCGAGGCGCAGCACATGTTATTCGAAATGCATGCGCCTAAAATGTTAAGCGTGTGTCGATACTATTTAAAAGATGTGTATCATGCCGAAGAAGTTATGATGAATGGTTTTTTTAAGGTGTTTACAAATTTGAAGAGTTTTAGAGGTGAAGGTAGTTTTGAAGGTTGGATAAGAAGAATTATGGTTCGGGAATCCATAAGTTACTTAAGGCAACAAAAACATGTGGAATTTCCGGTTGAAGAAGTCGATATTAAAAATGAATTTACCAATAATATAGAAACCGAAATTGAAGTAGAAGAGATACAGCAACTTATCGACGAATTACCTGAAGGTTATAAAATAGTATTTATTATGTATGCCATTCAAGGCTACAAGCATCAGGAGATTGCGAGTTTACTTGATATTGCTGAAAACACTTCAAAATCTCAGTTATTCAAAGCGAGAAAGCTTTTACAGGATAAAATTACGAACAGAAACACAACAAGCTATGGCACGAAATAATTTTGAAAAACAGATAAAGGAAAAGCTTGAAGGAAGAACTATGAAACCTTCGGCCGATGCGTGGAATACACTTTCAAAACGATTAGATGCTAATGAAAATAAGTCGAGCAACAAAAGGTATTTATGGTTAGGTATTGCGGCGAGTTTTATTGGTGTTTTGTTTTTGGTAACTGTATTTACAAAAACTGAAGAAACTGTACCTGTTATTGTTAATAATCCTAAAGTTGTTGAAGAGACAATTCCTATGGAAGTTGTTTCTCAAAATGTTAAGGATACTTCAAAGGTTGAAGAAAATACTACGAATAAAGTTATTGAAGAATCAATACTTAAAAAACAACATGACATTATTTCTAAACAAGAGCAGCGAATTGTAATAGCTCAGGAGCAATCAGATACGTCTGAAGAATTACAAAATGCCAATAATCAACTTAAAAAGGAATTAAGTTTTGAAGACCAAAAGGTTGAAGAAGTTATAGCTAAGGTTAGCGATTTAATGACACGGAATATAGAAGTGACAGATAACGAAATTGAAGCTTTGCTTCTAGATGCGCAGCGAAGCATTAATAAACAAAGAATTTTAGACCAGTCTACGGGCGTTGTCGATGCCGATTTGTTGCTTCAAGATGTAGAAACCGAATTAGACCAGTCGTTTAGAAGTAAGGTCTTCGATGCTATAAAAACCAGTTTTGGAACTGTAAAAACAGCCGTAGCACAACGTAATCAGTAAATCATCATTCAATCAAATCATATTAATCAAAACCCGTTTCGGGACAAAAAACGAACAGTTATGCAAACAATTACTAAAATTTTAGTGCTCACGGCACTGTGTTTAAGTGTGCAATTCATCAATGCGCAAGACACCATTCAAAATGTTAATAATAAGGAGAAAATTGAACTTTTATTAAAAGAGAAGGAAACCATTCAAAGTCAGGAACGCGAGATGCTGAAACAAGAAGTGGAGGCTATAAATGTAAGACTTGAAAAAGGTGAATTAACCAATCTGGAAGCCGATATTTTAAAGAAAGAAGCAGCTAAAAAACGTGCTTTGAATATTGAAAATCGAGTAGCTATAATAGATAATAAAATAGAATTACTTAAACGTAATGAAACCGATTATGATATTGAAGATAACAATGAAAATATTATAATAAGAATTGGAAAGGGAGACGAAACAAGTGAAAGTATTGTGTTTGTTGGCGATAAAAAAAATGACAAGCCAAGAAAATACGATAGACGTACAACAAGTGATTTTGTTCTAGCTTTCGGGTTTAATAATGCCATAATTGAAGGCGAGAAATTGGATGATTCACCTTATAAATTTGGTGGTTCTCGTTTCTTTGAAATGGGTTGGGCATGGAAAACCAGAGTGTTTAAAGAGTCTAATTTTATGAGATTAAAATACGGATGGTCACTTCAAATTAATGGATTAAAAGCCAACGATAATCAATATTTTGTTCAGGATGGAGATCAAACGTCTCTGGAGCTTTTTCCTCATGAACTTAAAAAGGCCAAATTATCGGTTTCTAATTTAGTATTTCCGGTGCATTTTGAGTTCGGGCCTTCAAAAAAAATAGAACGCGAAAATTATTTTAGGTATTCAACCAAAAATCAGTTTAAAATAGGTCTTGGTGGTTATGGCGGTTTCAATGTAGGAACACGTCAGAAGTTGAAATATACGGCCGATGGAGATCGTTCTAAAGAAAAACAAAAACGTAGTTTTAATACTAGTAATCTGGTTTACGGATTAAGTGGATATTTGGCTATCGACGATGTAGCTTTATATGTAAAATACGATTTGTCACCACTATTTAAAAGTCAGGATATCAGACAAAACAATATATCTGTCGGACTTAGATTCGATGTTGATTAGAAAAAAAAAGCGACACCGTTAAGTGTCGCTTTTTTTATGCGTTATTTTTAAATCCTTTAAGCAGAAGCCATATTGCTAGAGACATCTCACCAATTATGCTTGGTATGGCAACTAAAGCCAAGAATATTGAGCTGTACGCATCATAATCTGGAAGCAAAAAATGAGCACATGTATCAATCATATACATGACTCCGGCAAGTATTACAAATAATGTGATAAATTTTGGCGTGTTAATTATTCTTCCTAAAAGAATTAAATGAATTCCAAAAAAGAAAAGTCCAATGAGCCATATTGTATTAAATGTATGTACATGATTTAAAATGTCGTTGCTCGTAGAAACTTTAAAAGTTAAAGGTAAAGCAAAAATCGCAACGCCCATTATAGCGGCATGCATCATTCTAAAAAGGGTACTTAATGAAGATAAATAATTGGATTTATAAAGTAAGTAAAGGGCCCAAGCCACCACAACATCAAAAACAACAGTGACTAAAAAGGCTAATATTCCAAATCTAACCAAGAGATGATTTTGTTGAATGGTTTCTAAGGGATTTTTCATTAAGGCTTCAATGGCGAAAAAATTTGCAAATATGGCAGCAAAGAAGATTATAAAGTAGCTTAAACCTGTAATAATAGATAGTTTTCGAAGGTTCATTTTCTATGTTTTAAGGGTGTTTAATTTGTTGACGAACTTGTAATTAAAATGTTACAACAACAAGATAATCTTCATTTCGATTAAAAGAGAATTAATTTTGTTTGAATTTTTAGTATTTTGGAGTTTAAGTATATTTTTGCAATCAGTAAAAAGCGTTACAAAGCAATCTTTTAAAATTAAAAACCAAACCATTTGATTTCTCCTGCTTCTATAGATTTAGTTTTTGAAACCGCCCGTGTCGAGGAGGTTATCGGCGATTTTGTTCAGCTTAAAAAAGCAGGTAGCAACTTTAAAGGCTTAAGTCCGTTTAGCGATGAGCGTTCCCCAAGTTTTATGGTATCACCGGTAAAACAAATCTGGAAAGATTTCTCCACTGGAAAAGGAGGTACAGTGGTGTCGTTTTTAATGGAGCACGAGCACTTTACTTATCCAGAGGCCATAAAGTATTTGGCAAAAAAATACAATATTGAAATTGAAGAAACTGAAGTAAGTAACGAGCAAAAGGAGAAGGCCAATGAACGCGAGAGTCTGTACTTGGTAAGTGAATTTGCAAGTTCTTATTTTCAAAAAATACTTCATAAAACCGATCAGGGTAAGTCTATTGGTTTGAGCTATTTTAAAGAACGTGGATTTACCGAAGAGACTATAAAACGATTCGATTTAGGATATTCGCTTGATGAATGGCAGGCCTTTACCGATGAAGCCTTAAAGCAAGGATACAATTTAGATTATCTTGAAAAAACTGGATTAACCATTGTAAAGGACGAAAAGCGTTTCGACCGTTTTAAAGGGCGGGTTATGTTCCCTATTAAAAGTATGAGTGGTCGCGTGCTTGGTTTTGGGGGGCGAATTCTGATTAATGATAAAAAGGCTGCGAAATACCTGAATTCACCGGAAAGTGATATTTACCATAAAAGTAATGTGCTTTACGGAATTTATGATGCCAAACAAAGCATTGCCAAAGAAGATAATTGTTATTTAGTTGAAGGTTATACCGATGTGATTCAGTTTGTCCAAACCGGGGTCACCAACGTGGTGTCATCATCTGGAACGGCATTAACATCAGAGCAGATTCGTTTAATTAATCGTCTTACTAAAAACATTACTGTGCTTTTTGATGGTGATGCAGCGGGTATGCGTGCATCGCTTCGTGGTATCGATTTAATTTTGGAGCAGGGCATGAATGTTAAAGTGTGTTCGTTTCCGGAAGGTGAAGACCCAGATAGTTTTGCCAGGCAAAATACTTTAGAGGAGTTAACTGAATATTTAAACGAAAATTCCAAAGATTTTATTCAGTTTAAAGCCTCCATACTTTTTGAAGAATCTAAAAACGACCCAATAAAAAAGGCTGAAACGGTTAGAGATATAGTTAATAGTATATCAAAAATTCCGGATCAGATAAAAAAGGAAATTTATATCCAGGAGTGTGCCCGAATTATGGATATAAGTGAAGATGTTCTTTTTAGTACTTTGGCTCAAATTACAAATAAGGATGCAGGCGATGATAAAAAGTCGGGTAGAGGCGATTACAAAGCTTTCGACGTTATTAAAAATCAGCAACAACCTGCAACGGTTAAAAAGGTTGATGTTCAGTATTTGTTGGAGCGCAAAATTATTGAAATCTTATTGCTTTACGGAAATAAGTCTGAAGAGTTTGAAGATTTGGTTTTAAAGGAAAATGATAAAGGCGAATTGGAGCTGGAACCCGTTATTCATACTGCTAAAGTATTTGAGAAAATTTATTTAGACTTACAGGATGATGAAATGCAGTTTGGGAATCCGCAGTTTAAAACCATTTATTATACCCTTATTGAAGCTTTAAATCAGAATGAGAATTTTGAATTGAAGAGTTTTATCAATTCGGTAGACCCCGATATGGGTTATGAGATTTCCAATATCTTGATGGAAGACGAACGCTATACACTAGATAATTGGCAACGCATGGATATCTTTCCTAAAGAAAAACAGCACAGCGTTGCACAATTAGTTAGTGAAACTATACTTAACCTCCGTTGTTTTTTAATAGACCAAAAAGTCAAGGAATTTCAACAAGAAACATTGGCTAATAAAGCCGATGTAAATAGAAATGTACTTGAAGAAGTTAAAGACTATTCTGGTTTGAAAATGTTACTGTCTAGAAAACTTAATCGTGTTCTATAACGATTCTTTAAGTTTGGCTTGATTAACTAAATCTACCAAGTTAGTCACTTTTAATTTACGCATTAAACGTGCTTTATAAGTACTAACGGTTTTTTCGTTAATATCAAGCTCCTTAGAAATTTCTTTATTCTTTTTACCGATTGTAAGAAGTTTTAAAACTTCGGCTTCTCTAGTAGAAAGTTTTTTATAGAAAGTTCCAGATTTGTTTGCTCGGCTTCCAAATGCTAACTGTTGTGTTAACTCATTACTTAAATAAATACCACCTTCAGCTACTTTTAAGATAGCCTCGTTAATGGTGATAACGTTTACAGATTTATGTAAATACCCATTAGCGCCGGCTTTAATGGCGTTAATCGCATATACTTCTTCTGGTTCACCACTAAAAATAATGGTTTTTACGTCTGGATAATCTTTTTTAAGATAACGCAAAATGGTTAACCCGTTTAATTTTGGAAGATCTGCTTCTGTTAAAAGGATGTCTACAGGATTATTTTTGATGAATTCCATTGCGGCTTCGCCGTTGTCAACACTTCCTACAATTTTAATGTTTGAAGATGCAGAAAATAGAACCTCAAGCCCTTTCCTGGTAATAGGGTGATTGTCTGCTATTAATACTTTTACCATAATTTTAAAGCTTTATTATAATTAGTTAGAGAGGTTATTATAATTGAGAGAATAAGCTTAATACAAAAGTAGGTAATTATTATGTGATTTGCAATAATTAAAGCAAATTGTTTGGAATTTCGCAAACAGGTATAGGAATCATCTTATGTTTGTTAGCTGTATTAAGTCGTTTGTAGATTTTAAACACTTCTTGCTCACGTCCAGTGAAGTCTTCGGCAGTCTTACCTTCGGCATCTCTTTCCATAGCCCATTCCAATTCCGGGTACGAAGCGCCTATTTGGTCTTCGTCTG includes the following:
- a CDS encoding alpha-E domain-containing protein, producing MLSRVANNLIWMNRYMARGNGILALLKVNFYANQDSPELFSWTPVIKNFASSETEFYTEDPIECIDYMIFDVSNDNSIVNIVTRARENARSVQEHISRESWLCINNYYLFVTNNNLRQRLKEEDPIRLLEELLGHHLMFYGTNDIMQERGPAYYFMNVGRYLERVILISDFTTLKLEEIRHATDDLEKGLYWRNLLLVVGGYQKYLKTYKSSFNEDQIVDLIFRDKLFPRSVYYCINKLNRHITELIDAGELGNNNLQFLLGKLESSIKYTTIENINEQGLLNFVEGIKQDIRDISEDINSVYYIPIN
- a CDS encoding circularly permuted type 2 ATP-grasp protein yields the protein MNNNNLFSSYDKLPNTWDEMYNDDVEFRTQYEQFIEYLKNTSPEKLSTKEELAKQLFMSQGVTFTVYNNNEGIEKIFPFDIVPRIITADEWDKIERGIKQRLKALNLFIKDIYHEQFIIKDGIIPSELIFSCPYYLREMKGVNVPHDIYVHISGVDLIRNEDGEFYVLEDNLRTPSGVSYMLENREISKRLFPGVLPKNGVRSVSNYPNYLYRKLKELSSIANPNVVLLTPGIYNSAYYEHTTLARLMGIELVEGSDLVVKDHFVYMKTTNGLKQVDVIYRRVDDDYLDPLEFKAESVLGVAGIMAAYRKGNVIIVNAPGTGIADDKAIYIYVPDMIRYYLGEEPILKNIKTYQLSKPEELEYVTEHIREMVIKKTDGSGGYGMLMGHEASEEEIKDYLDTVKKKPDGFIAQPILKLSTAPCFIDGKLSPRCIDLRPFALTGADGIDICPGGLTRVALKKGSLVVNSSQGGGSKDTWVLK
- a CDS encoding RNA polymerase sigma factor, translated to MNTLLKVIQLHKNESALIKRAVKNNREAQHMLFEMHAPKMLSVCRYYLKDVYHAEEVMMNGFFKVFTNLKSFRGEGSFEGWIRRIMVRESISYLRQQKHVEFPVEEVDIKNEFTNNIETEIEVEEIQQLIDELPEGYKIVFIMYAIQGYKHQEIASLLDIAENTSKSQLFKARKLLQDKITNRNTTSYGTK
- a CDS encoding DUF4386 domain-containing protein, encoding MNLRKLSIITGLSYFIIFFAAIFANFFAIEALMKNPLETIQQNHLLVRFGILAFLVTVVFDVVVAWALYLLYKSNYLSSLSTLFRMMHAAIMGVAIFALPLTFKVSTSNDILNHVHTFNTIWLIGLFFFGIHLILLGRIINTPKFITLFVILAGVMYMIDTCAHFLLPDYDAYSSIFLALVAIPSIIGEMSLAIWLLLKGFKNNA
- the dnaG gene encoding DNA primase, whose translation is MISPASIDLVFETARVEEVIGDFVQLKKAGSNFKGLSPFSDERSPSFMVSPVKQIWKDFSTGKGGTVVSFLMEHEHFTYPEAIKYLAKKYNIEIEETEVSNEQKEKANERESLYLVSEFASSYFQKILHKTDQGKSIGLSYFKERGFTEETIKRFDLGYSLDEWQAFTDEALKQGYNLDYLEKTGLTIVKDEKRFDRFKGRVMFPIKSMSGRVLGFGGRILINDKKAAKYLNSPESDIYHKSNVLYGIYDAKQSIAKEDNCYLVEGYTDVIQFVQTGVTNVVSSSGTALTSEQIRLINRLTKNITVLFDGDAAGMRASLRGIDLILEQGMNVKVCSFPEGEDPDSFARQNTLEELTEYLNENSKDFIQFKASILFEESKNDPIKKAETVRDIVNSISKIPDQIKKEIYIQECARIMDISEDVLFSTLAQITNKDAGDDKKSGRGDYKAFDVIKNQQQPATVKKVDVQYLLERKIIEILLLYGNKSEEFEDLVLKENDKGELELEPVIHTAKVFEKIYLDLQDDEMQFGNPQFKTIYYTLIEALNQNENFELKSFINSVDPDMGYEISNILMEDERYTLDNWQRMDIFPKEKQHSVAQLVSETILNLRCFLIDQKVKEFQQETLANKADVNRNVLEEVKDYSGLKMLLSRKLNRVL
- a CDS encoding response regulator; this translates as MVKVLIADNHPITRKGLEVLFSASSNIKIVGSVDNGEAAMEFIKNNPVDILLTEADLPKLNGLTILRYLKKDYPDVKTIIFSGEPEEVYAINAIKAGANGYLHKSVNVITINEAILKVAEGGIYLSNELTQQLAFGSRANKSGTFYKKLSTREAEVLKLLTIGKKNKEISKELDINEKTVSTYKARLMRKLKVTNLVDLVNQAKLKESL